The following proteins are encoded in a genomic region of Peromyscus maniculatus bairdii isolate BWxNUB_F1_BW_parent chromosome 12, HU_Pman_BW_mat_3.1, whole genome shotgun sequence:
- the Krtap24-1 gene encoding keratin-associated protein 24-1, whose protein sequence is MSLLGYPGLCSATSHRNHCYIPVAPSIAICSDDVNPAFRHYLPSSCQGNLWLLDHCQDSYCEAPCCESPSHELKTCTATGDSKNSCVPCNSPSASQVVSACETTKIRSRPSCSPCTGTKGYVSNCTTATRFASKACQTPQNGPHFIGQFYSCPKNLQTPGYCGLGNSGYRSYGNFGFITNGFSPSCYINNGYHHQSYLMRYCQYPHYRPSRFPPRSYLCRNFQSLSYIPSTFPPLRYLCSSIRPLNCY, encoded by the coding sequence ATGTCTCTTCTGGGCTATCCTGGACTCTGCAGTGCCACTTCCCACAGAAATCACTGCTACATCCCTGTGGCTCCTTCCATCGCCATCTGCTCAGATGATGTAAACCCTGCTTTCAGACATTACTTACCCAGCAGCTGCCAAGGCAATCTCTGGCTTCTGGACCATTGCCAAGACTCCTACTGTGAAGCACCTTGCTGCGAATCTCCCAGCCATGAGCTCAAGACTTGCACTGCAACTGGTGATTCCAAGAACTCCTGTGTGCCTTGCAATTCCCCATCTGCAAGCCAAGTTGTTAGTGCCTGTGAAACTACCAAGATCAGATCCAGACCCAGCTGCAGTCCCTGTACTGGGACCAAAGGGTATGTATCCAATTGTACCACAGCTACTCGATTTGCATCTAAAGCCTGCCAAACTCCTCAGAATGGTCCCCACTTCATAGGGCAATTTTATTCTTGCCCTAAAAATCTCCAGACCCCGGGTTACTGTGGTCTGGGCAACAGTGGATATAGAAGCTACGGAAATTTTGGGTTCATCACTAATGGCTTCTCCCCTTCTTGTTATATTAATAATGGCTACCATCACCAAAGTTATCTAATGAGATATTGCCAGTATCCACATTATAGGCCTTCAAGATTCCCACCACGGAGCTACTTATGTAGAAATTTTCAATCTTTGAGCTATATACCCAGCACGTTTCCACCTCTGAGATACTTATGCAGCAGTATCAGACCTCTGAATTGCTACTGA